From a single Paramormyrops kingsleyae isolate MSU_618 chromosome 14, PKINGS_0.4, whole genome shotgun sequence genomic region:
- the rbm25a gene encoding RNA-binding protein 25 isoform X1 encodes MSYPPHLNRQQIGIPQLPPGIPPPQFAGFPPAVPPGTPMIPVHMGLMTPAPTVLVPTTMSMVGKPMGPRKENTGTRAKETEESGGPTTTVFVGNISEKASDMLIRQLLAKCGLVLSWKRVQGASGKLQGKNKTAFGFCEYKEPESTLRALRLLHELQIGDKKLLVKVDAKTKAQLDEWKAKKKNSNGTGKPEDGEKEDEEEVLDEEMKRRDQIVKGAIEGLIREYSSELNAPSQDADTHHRKKRKEKKEEEDINAIEMEEDKRDLISREISKFRDTHKKLEEEKGKKEKERQEIERERRERDKERERERERRDREREKEREREKEREKERERERERDRDRERTKDKEREREKEREKDRSRDRSKDRSRSREKNREEKKRDREEDEEEAYERRKLERKLREKEAAYQERLKNWEIRERKKARDYAKELEREEERRREMAKEAKRLKEFLEDYDDDRDDPKYYRGSALQKRLRDREKEMEVDDRDRKREKEELEEIRQRLLAEGHPDPDAELQRMEQEAERRRQPPVKQEPESEEEAEEDKVQKEEREKRGGGVAGPDIVEPDPQSEDEVEEGEEEDDEVPDTKPCLKPTLRPITAAPSVSSASGNASPNTPGDDSPCGIIIPHENSPEAPPPEELRPKIGLSLRLGSTSSPSQPNAVKRKKLAVDSVFNKFDDEEADELPRKRKLVPLDYGEDEKGGLGLDGAEVAGTKGSVNTEEKRKHIKSLIEKIPTAKPELFSYPLDWAIVDSTLMERRIRPWINKKIIEYIGEEEATLVDFVCSKVMAHSTPQGILDDVAMVLDEEAEVFIVKMWRLLIYETEAKKIGLVK; translated from the exons ATGTCCTACCCACCTCACCTCAATCGACAACAGATTGGGATACCCCAACTGCCCCCTGGGATCCCTCCTCCGCAGTTCGCGGGGTTTCCTCCAGCAGTGCCACCAG GAACACCCATGATACCTGTTCACATGGGCCTTATGACTCCAGCCCCCACA GTGCTAGTACCCACCACGATGTCAATGGTAGGGAAGCCCATGGGCCCCCGTAAGGAGAACACTGGAACACGGGCCAAGGAGACTGAGGAGAGTGGGGGTCCCACTACCACAGTGTTTGTGGGGAACATCTCGGAAAAGGCTTCGGACATGCTGATCAGACAACTGCTAGCA AAATGTGGCTTGGTCTTGAGCTGGAAGAGGGTTCAGGGAGCCTCTGGAAAACTtcaaggtaaaaataaaacag CGTTTGGATTCTGTGAATATAAAGAACCAGAGTCCACGCTACGTGCACTACGACTTCTACATGAGCTCCAAATAGGTGACAAGAAATTGCTTGTAAAGGTGGATGCAAAGACCAAGGCCCAACTGGATGAATGGAAGGCAAAGAAGAAAAACTCCAATGGG ACAGGGAAGCCAGAGGATGGAGAGAAGGAAGACGAAGAGGAAGTTCTGGATGAGGAGATGAAGCGACGGGACCAAATAGTGAAGGGTGCGATCGAGGGCCTGATACGAGAGTACTCCAGCGAGCTCAACGCTCCTTCTCAGGACGCGGACACCCACCACCGCAAGAAACgaaaggagaagaaggaggaA GAGGATATTAATGCCATTGAGATGGAGGAAGACAAGAGAGACTTGATTTCCCGAGAGATCAGTAAATTCCGAGATACTCACAAG AAActggaggaggagaagggaAAGAAGGAGAAAGAGCGACAGGAGAttgagagggagaggagggagagagacaaagagagagagcgggagagGGAGCGACGAGACCGCGAGAGGGAAAAGGAGCGGGagcgggagaaagaaagggagaAGGAGCGGGAGAGGGAGCGGGAGAGAGACCGTGATCGCGAGAGGACGAAGGACAAAGAGAGGGAGCGTGAAAAAGAGCGGGAGAAGGACAGGAGTCGTGACCGCAGTAAAGACCGCAGCAGGTCCAG AGAGAAAAACAGAGAGGAAAAGAAACGTGACCGTGAAGAAGATGAGGAGGAAGCCTATGAGCGGAGAAAACTCGAGAGGAAGCTGAGAGAAAAGGAGGCCGCCTACCAAGAA CGCCTGAAAAACTGGGAGATCAGAGAGAGGAAGAAGGCTCGGGACTATGCAAAGGAGCtagagagagaggaggaacGTCGTAGAGAAATG GCAAAAGAAGCCAAACGGTTGAAAGAGTTCTTGGAGGACTACGATGACGACAGAGATGACCCTAAATACTATCG GGGCAGTGCCCTGCAAAAACGTCTGCGGGACAGAGAGAAGGAGATGGAGGTGGATGATCGGGATAGGAAACGGGAGAAGGAGGAGCTGGAAGAAATCCGACAGAGACTGCTGGCAGAGGGACACCCAGACCCCGATGCGGAGCTCCAGAGG ATGGAACAGGAGGCCGAGCGCCGTCGACAGCCCCCGGTGAAGCAGGAGCCAGAGTCtgaggaggaggctgaggaggACAAGGTGCAGAAGGAAGAACGGGAGAAGAGGGGAGGTGGTGTAGCAGGACCAGACATTGTGGAGCCCGACCCTCAGTCAGAGGATGAAGTTGAGGAGGGcgaagaggaggatgatgaaGTGCCCGATACCAAACCCTGCCTGAAGCCGACGCTGCGGCCAATCACAGCAGCCCCGTCTGTGTCGTCCGCCAGTGGGAACGCCTCACCCAACACTCCTGGCGATGACTCTCCCTGCGGCATAATCATTCCTCATGAGAATTCTCccgaggccccgccccctgagGAGCTCCGTCCAAAAATCGGTCTCAGTCTTAGACTTG GTTCAACGAGCAGTCCAAGCCAGCCTAATGCAGTGAAACGCAAGAAGCTCGCAGTGGACAGTGTTTTTAACAAATTTGACGATGAGGAGGCTGATGAGCTGCCAAGAAAGAGGAAGCTTGTGCCATTGGACTATGGTGAGGACGAAAAGGGCGGCTTGGGCCTGGATGGAGCTGAAGTTGCAGGAACCAAGGGCAGCGTCAACACCGAGGAGAAGCGCAAACACATAAAGAGCCTGATTGAGAAGATCCCCACTGCCAAACCTGAACTTTTCTCCTACCCACTGGACTGGGCCATAGTTGACTCG ACACTAATGGAGCGACGGATCAGACCTTGGATTAACAAGAAGATTATTGAGTACATTGGGGAAGAGGAGGCCACGCTAGTTGACTTTGTCTGTTCAAAG GTAATGGCGCATAGCACACCACAAGGAATACTGGATGATGTCGCCATG GTGTTGGATGAAGAGGCAGAGGTCTTCATAGTAAAAATGTGGAGGTTGTTGATATATGAAACTGAAGCCAAGAAGATTGGACTTGTTAAATAA
- the rbm25a gene encoding RNA-binding protein 25 isoform X2: protein MSYPPHLNRQQIGIPQLPPGIPPPQFAGFPPAVPPGTPMIPVHMGLMTPAPTVLVPTTMSMVGKPMGPRKENTGTRAKETEESGGPTTTVFVGNISEKASDMLIRQLLAKCGLVLSWKRVQGASGKLQAFGFCEYKEPESTLRALRLLHELQIGDKKLLVKVDAKTKAQLDEWKAKKKNSNGTGKPEDGEKEDEEEVLDEEMKRRDQIVKGAIEGLIREYSSELNAPSQDADTHHRKKRKEKKEEEDINAIEMEEDKRDLISREISKFRDTHKKLEEEKGKKEKERQEIERERRERDKERERERERRDREREKEREREKEREKERERERERDRDRERTKDKEREREKEREKDRSRDRSKDRSRSREKNREEKKRDREEDEEEAYERRKLERKLREKEAAYQERLKNWEIRERKKARDYAKELEREEERRREMAKEAKRLKEFLEDYDDDRDDPKYYRGSALQKRLRDREKEMEVDDRDRKREKEELEEIRQRLLAEGHPDPDAELQRMEQEAERRRQPPVKQEPESEEEAEEDKVQKEEREKRGGGVAGPDIVEPDPQSEDEVEEGEEEDDEVPDTKPCLKPTLRPITAAPSVSSASGNASPNTPGDDSPCGIIIPHENSPEAPPPEELRPKIGLSLRLGSTSSPSQPNAVKRKKLAVDSVFNKFDDEEADELPRKRKLVPLDYGEDEKGGLGLDGAEVAGTKGSVNTEEKRKHIKSLIEKIPTAKPELFSYPLDWAIVDSTLMERRIRPWINKKIIEYIGEEEATLVDFVCSKVMAHSTPQGILDDVAMVLDEEAEVFIVKMWRLLIYETEAKKIGLVK from the exons ATGTCCTACCCACCTCACCTCAATCGACAACAGATTGGGATACCCCAACTGCCCCCTGGGATCCCTCCTCCGCAGTTCGCGGGGTTTCCTCCAGCAGTGCCACCAG GAACACCCATGATACCTGTTCACATGGGCCTTATGACTCCAGCCCCCACA GTGCTAGTACCCACCACGATGTCAATGGTAGGGAAGCCCATGGGCCCCCGTAAGGAGAACACTGGAACACGGGCCAAGGAGACTGAGGAGAGTGGGGGTCCCACTACCACAGTGTTTGTGGGGAACATCTCGGAAAAGGCTTCGGACATGCTGATCAGACAACTGCTAGCA AAATGTGGCTTGGTCTTGAGCTGGAAGAGGGTTCAGGGAGCCTCTGGAAAACTtcaag CGTTTGGATTCTGTGAATATAAAGAACCAGAGTCCACGCTACGTGCACTACGACTTCTACATGAGCTCCAAATAGGTGACAAGAAATTGCTTGTAAAGGTGGATGCAAAGACCAAGGCCCAACTGGATGAATGGAAGGCAAAGAAGAAAAACTCCAATGGG ACAGGGAAGCCAGAGGATGGAGAGAAGGAAGACGAAGAGGAAGTTCTGGATGAGGAGATGAAGCGACGGGACCAAATAGTGAAGGGTGCGATCGAGGGCCTGATACGAGAGTACTCCAGCGAGCTCAACGCTCCTTCTCAGGACGCGGACACCCACCACCGCAAGAAACgaaaggagaagaaggaggaA GAGGATATTAATGCCATTGAGATGGAGGAAGACAAGAGAGACTTGATTTCCCGAGAGATCAGTAAATTCCGAGATACTCACAAG AAActggaggaggagaagggaAAGAAGGAGAAAGAGCGACAGGAGAttgagagggagaggagggagagagacaaagagagagagcgggagagGGAGCGACGAGACCGCGAGAGGGAAAAGGAGCGGGagcgggagaaagaaagggagaAGGAGCGGGAGAGGGAGCGGGAGAGAGACCGTGATCGCGAGAGGACGAAGGACAAAGAGAGGGAGCGTGAAAAAGAGCGGGAGAAGGACAGGAGTCGTGACCGCAGTAAAGACCGCAGCAGGTCCAG AGAGAAAAACAGAGAGGAAAAGAAACGTGACCGTGAAGAAGATGAGGAGGAAGCCTATGAGCGGAGAAAACTCGAGAGGAAGCTGAGAGAAAAGGAGGCCGCCTACCAAGAA CGCCTGAAAAACTGGGAGATCAGAGAGAGGAAGAAGGCTCGGGACTATGCAAAGGAGCtagagagagaggaggaacGTCGTAGAGAAATG GCAAAAGAAGCCAAACGGTTGAAAGAGTTCTTGGAGGACTACGATGACGACAGAGATGACCCTAAATACTATCG GGGCAGTGCCCTGCAAAAACGTCTGCGGGACAGAGAGAAGGAGATGGAGGTGGATGATCGGGATAGGAAACGGGAGAAGGAGGAGCTGGAAGAAATCCGACAGAGACTGCTGGCAGAGGGACACCCAGACCCCGATGCGGAGCTCCAGAGG ATGGAACAGGAGGCCGAGCGCCGTCGACAGCCCCCGGTGAAGCAGGAGCCAGAGTCtgaggaggaggctgaggaggACAAGGTGCAGAAGGAAGAACGGGAGAAGAGGGGAGGTGGTGTAGCAGGACCAGACATTGTGGAGCCCGACCCTCAGTCAGAGGATGAAGTTGAGGAGGGcgaagaggaggatgatgaaGTGCCCGATACCAAACCCTGCCTGAAGCCGACGCTGCGGCCAATCACAGCAGCCCCGTCTGTGTCGTCCGCCAGTGGGAACGCCTCACCCAACACTCCTGGCGATGACTCTCCCTGCGGCATAATCATTCCTCATGAGAATTCTCccgaggccccgccccctgagGAGCTCCGTCCAAAAATCGGTCTCAGTCTTAGACTTG GTTCAACGAGCAGTCCAAGCCAGCCTAATGCAGTGAAACGCAAGAAGCTCGCAGTGGACAGTGTTTTTAACAAATTTGACGATGAGGAGGCTGATGAGCTGCCAAGAAAGAGGAAGCTTGTGCCATTGGACTATGGTGAGGACGAAAAGGGCGGCTTGGGCCTGGATGGAGCTGAAGTTGCAGGAACCAAGGGCAGCGTCAACACCGAGGAGAAGCGCAAACACATAAAGAGCCTGATTGAGAAGATCCCCACTGCCAAACCTGAACTTTTCTCCTACCCACTGGACTGGGCCATAGTTGACTCG ACACTAATGGAGCGACGGATCAGACCTTGGATTAACAAGAAGATTATTGAGTACATTGGGGAAGAGGAGGCCACGCTAGTTGACTTTGTCTGTTCAAAG GTAATGGCGCATAGCACACCACAAGGAATACTGGATGATGTCGCCATG GTGTTGGATGAAGAGGCAGAGGTCTTCATAGTAAAAATGTGGAGGTTGTTGATATATGAAACTGAAGCCAAGAAGATTGGACTTGTTAAATAA